The segment CCAGCGTGGAGTCCATTGTTTTCCTTATTATGTAGCCCCGGCACTTAATTACCTCAATGGGGCTCCCGCTTCCCCGCATGAACTGCGACTCCTCATCGTATAGGACAGCTATTATTCCAGCCATTAATGCGCCGGCGAAGTCCTCCGCCAAGTTATCCCCCACATGCATGGCTATATCGGGTTCCCTCCCCTCCGTCAACATATCGATCGCGGACTCGAACATATATGGATGGGGCTTAACGTAGCCCACCTCATCGGCGAACGCCCCATAATCAATGTACTTGCTTAACCCAAACCTATTCAACACTGCCCTCGATGTTCGTCCAGGCCAGAAAACAACGTTGGACACGAGCCCAATCCTCCAATCCNCCTCCTTAAACATGGCGAGAACCTCGCTGGCCCCCTCTATGGGCATCATGTTCACGCTGTTCACCACCGTCTCGGAAATTATGTCGAGAAGATCGCTCACGTATCGATCGCTCGGCCTTATGCCGTACTTCCTCGACACCTTAACTAGTAGCCGCCTAACATTCTCAGCGGGAGGAGAAAGCGCAATGCTGCTGAAGCGACTCGCCTTGACTTCCCGCTCAACCGCCACATAGAAATCAAGCATAACGCTGCTATTAACCTCATAGCCTAACTTATTGAAGTACTTAGCCATATTGCTGGCTACCTCGCTCCTCAACTTATCGCTGTACCTAATCAATGTATTATACACATCAAAAGTAACCACGCGGAGAGACATAATTGAATACACTATGCCAGTCTTTAAATACATTTAGATAATAGACTCGATCACTTCCCATTCTAGTGTGTTTCTTGAGGGAGCCTAGCTGACCTCCTCCCCGCCCTAAAGGACGAGGTTTTCCCCATACGTATAAATTAGTTCTCGATTTATGAGGAGAAAAACTTTTACGATGAATCAATGAACCGCCCCAAGAGAATCCACGCTCTTCAAGTCGGGAGGAAGTCAGCTGCTGAATCTTCTTGGAGATTCTGAACCAAAAACATATTTCACATTAATAATGCTACCTAAATAATTAAAAATGAGAATTACCCAATAATGCCGTAATTCTCGAATGGATCAATAAAAACAGGTGAACTACCCCGAGACGTGGGTTCTCCGGTGAATTGAATATGAACTAGAAAAACATTGCCTGAGCCGGCGTGGGACAATGATTTCAAGTATTGTTAGTTAGAGGGGTTCCTTTTTAAAATTTGTCCCGCTGATTAATCCTCGGCTCCCCTGCTTGCTCAGTTATATATAGCCCACTGGGCTCTGTGAGGCATGGATGATGATTTCGCGGAACTAGTGATGCAGGCCCAATATGATTTTCCAATAGTGGATAGGCCATTCCAGGAATTAGGCAAGCGATTGGGCAAGAGCGAGTCATGGGTTATGGAGTCCCTCAGCAGAGCTAAGGAGAGGAGCCAATTAAGGAGAATAGGAGCCTTAACTAATTACAAGGCAAAGAAGCAAATAGCTGCCCTAGTTGGCCTCCGAGTGCCCCCCATGGATGTGGATAAGGTGGCTGCTGCGATTAATGTGGATAAGACGGTCACCCACAATTTCTTGAGGGATCACCCAAGGTACAATATTTGGTACGTTACTAAGGCCCCAACGCCCCAGGAGCTCGAGGCGAAGGTAGCTAGGATAGTGAGTGATTTCTCCATTGAGGACCACGTGATACTCTACGCTGAAAGAACGTATAAAATAGACGTCAAGTTCGACGTATTGAGGGGAGTATCGAGGGCTAAGCTCAGGATAATACCGGAAACAGTGCCAACAATAGAGGAGACGGGCCTCCCCCGGCAATTCTTCGACTCAATTAGGTCAATAAAGATAGTGGAGAGGCCCTTTGATGAGGTGGCCGCCGCGGCCGGAATGCCTGTTAATAAGCTTGTGGATCTCCTCGACGAATTAAGGCGGGAGGGAGTTATTAGGGACTTCTACGCCATGTTTGATCCAGACGCCGTGGGCATTCGGGAGAACTCCATGGTGGTATTCAACGCCACCAATGCTCAATGCGAGGCAGCGGCTCTCCTGGAGGAATCCACCCACGTCGTCAAGCGCATACCTGTGCCCGGTAAGTGGGACTATAATTGTTACTTCATGATTCACGCCGCCAGCAAGGGCATATTGGAGAACACCGTGAAGCAGAGGCTGGGTGAACTAGGCATCAGCGAGTATAGGCTAGTCTATAGCCTGAGGAATCTACTGTATGATATGGGGAAAAGAATTGAGAACTAATTCACTTAATACTCATGCTTCTTAGGCGCCCTCCCAGTTACCCTAAGCGATGTTTGGGCCGCGGTTAACCTAGCGGCCGGCACCCTATAGGGGGATGCACTGAAGTAATTTAATCCACTTCCCACGGTGGATCCGAGGATCTCTATGGACTTGGGGTCACCTCCATGCTCCCCGCAAATCCCTATCTCGATATCCTTCTTGGCTCCCCTCGCCAAGTCAATGGCTATCTTCATTAGCTTAGCAACGCCGTTAGCATCTATCGTGACGAATGGATCATAAGGCAACACCCCAAGCTCCAAGTACTTGCTCATGAATTTGTTCTCAACATCATCCCTGCTAAAGCTGAAAACCGCTTGGGTCAAGTCATTAGTTCCGAAGCTCATGAAATCGACGCGCCTAGCTATCTCGTCAGCGGTGAGGCAAGCCCTCACGGTCTCCATCATGGTTCCCACCTTGAACTCGATGCTTCTCCCACTTGCCTTAAACACCTCCTCAGCCGTTGGCTTAACCACATTAGCTATAATATAATCCAGCTCCCGCGCCTCCGCTACCTGTGGAATCATTATTTGAACCCTCACATCCTTGCCAAGCTTGCTCAACTCTACCCCGGCCTCCAATATGGCCTTAACTTGTGCCCTATATATGTCGGGGAAAGTTATGCCCAGCCTAACGCCCCTGTGCCCCATCATTGGGTTAGCCTCCATTAATGCCCTAACCCTGGCAAGTAACTTCTCCTTCTCAGCATCCCTAACGCCCTTCGCTCTAGCCCTCTCGACCTCAGCAACGAGTTCCTCGATATTGGGCAGAAACTCATGGAGCGGCGGATCAAAGAGCCTAATAGTTACGGGTAGGCCCTCCATTACTCCAAGTATCTCCATGAAGTCCTGCCTAAGCATGGGCACCAATCTATCAAGTAATTGCTTCCTCTCCTCCTCATTCTCTGCAAGTATTATTTGCCTAAATAGCTCTAACCGCCCCGGGGCCCGGAACATCCTCTCAGTCCTCAGGAGACCTATGCCCCTGGCGCCGAATTTCCTAGCTATTGAGGCGTCCTCGGGAGTATCGGCATTGGCCCTAACCCCATATATGGAGATGGAGTCGGCCAAGTCAAGGAACTCATAGAACTCCTTCGGCAACCGCGGCTCCACGGTCTCAACCTTGCCTGGATAAACGTTGCCGCTGAACCCATCAATGGTGATCCAATCCCCTTCGCGCATCGCCTTATCCCCAACCCTCATCTCCCTCTTGGCATAATCAATATGGATGTCCTCGGCCCCAACCACCGCCGGCTTCCCAATTGCCCTAGCGACCACCGCTGCGTGACTCGTCATGCCGCCTCGACTGGTCAGTATGCCAACCGCCGCGTAGAAGCCGTGCACGTCATCCGGCTTCGTTTCCTCCCTAGTGAGTATAACATGCTCCCCCTTCCTCGCCCACTCCACTGCAGCATCTGGATCAAACACTATTCGCCCACTCACTGCGCCGGGGGAGGACGGCAAGCCCTTGGCGAGGGGCTTCGGGGCCTTGGCTTCATCGATGCGGGGATAAAGCATTTGAATGATGTGATCCGGCTTCACCCTCATTATTGCCTCCTCCGCCGTGAGACCCCCCTCCCGATGCATGTCCATGCTTGTCTTAACCATGGCTATTGGACCCATCTTGGCATTCCTGGTCTGTAGGAACCAGAGCTTCCCCTTCTCTATGGTGAACTCGACGTCCTGCACCTCCTTCTTATGCTTCTCAAGCATCTTGGAGTACTTGAATAATTCCTCATACACCTCCGGCATGTCCTCCTTGAGTTTAGAGATGGGTCTCGGCGTCCTTATCCCGGCAACCACGTCCTCGCCCTGGGCGTAGGGCAAGTACTCTCCATAAAGCTCATTCTCTCCAGTGGATGGATTCCTCGTGAATAGGACGCCCGTGGCCGACTTCCAATCGGCGTTGCCGAACACCATGGATACTATTGCCACGGCAGTGCAATCAGCTATGTCAGGCGTTATCTTATTGGCCTCCCTGTAGAACTTGGCTCTCGGGGAGTCCAGGACTTGAAGACGGCATCAATGGCAAGCTCCAATTGCTTCCATGGATCATCCACGGTGTAGCCCACGTCCTGGACATAGATGGATTTATACTCGCCTATCAACTCCCTTAATCCCTCCACCGGTATTTCGGGGTCCTCCTTGGCTCCATACTTGGCCTTAACCCTATTAAGCGCGTCATTAAACCTCTCCTCCCGTATCCCGAGGACTATTTTCCCGAACATCGATAGGAATCTCCTATATGCATCCAGGGCAGCGTGCTCGCTGTTCAAGTGCTTGGCCAAGCCATTCACTGTCGAATCATTTAGTCCCAGGTTAAGCACCGTATCCATCATACCCGGCATTGATACGGCCGCCCCAGACCTGACGCTGACGAGGAGTGGATTGCTTGGGTCGCCGAATCTCCTCCCCATCTTCTCCTCTATCTTATGCATCCCGGCCCTGACTTCATCCATTAATCCATTGGGCAACTTATTATCCCTATAATACTCCTTGCATGCCTCCGTCGTTATTACCATTCCATACGGCACGGGGAGCCCTAGCCTAGTCATCATGACGAGGCCAGAGGCTTTGCCGCCAAGTAATTTCACGTTATCCGGATCCGCCTCATCAAACATATATGTATACTTCATTAAATATATGGGGAAGCATTAGTAGTAAATAAGCTTTAGGCNTCATGCTNATNCATCTTNAACTATATGCGTCGAGCAGGAGTAATTCCCCCGGAAAATGTTTTTAATTGGGTCAACGGTTTACCGCTGGATGAATCATGTTTGATCCGTCAATAACCAAGCAAAAGATGGATGTTCAGCAAAGGCCAACCATATGGAACATAAATGTGCTTGAGAAGGAGGGGCTGGCCAAGGTATCTAAGCTCCCCATAACCATCAAGATACTGCTGGAGAACATGCTTAGGAATTATGATGGCAAAGTCGTTACTGAGGAGGACGTTATGGCAGTGGCCAACTGGAGCCCCAGCGGATCCGAGAAGGAGCTACCCTATAAACCAGCGCGGGTAATTCTTCAGGACTTCACCGGGGTCCCCCTGGTAGCCGACCTAGCCGCAATGCGGGACGCAGTAAAGAAGCTGGGGTCAGACCCGAAAAGGGTTAACCCCATAGTACCAGTTGAGCTAGTCATTGATCACTCCGTTCAGGTGGATTACTTCGGCACCTCATACGCGCTAAGGATGAATATGGAGAAGGAAATGGAGCGCAACAGGGAAAGGTACGTCTTCCTCAAGTGGGCCCAATCCGCCTTTAATAACATGAGGATAGTGCCGCCGGGCCGCGGCATCATTCATCAAGTAAACATGGAGTACCTCGCGCGCGTGGTCTTCCTAAGCAACACCCCCTCCGGTCCAGTGGCTTACCCAGACACAGTGATCGGCACGGATTCCCACACAACCATGATAAGCGGCATAGGGGTTCTCGGCTGGGGAGTCGGCGGCATAGAGGCGGAGGCCGTGATGCTTGGCCAACCACACTACATCCAGGTCCCCCAGGTAGTCGGCGTTAAATTGACAGGCGAGCTCCAGGAGGGAGTCACTGCAACGGATCTGGCGCTGACAATAACCGAGACCTTGAGGAAGAGGAATGTAGTGGGCAAGATAGTTGAGTTCTACGGCCCCGGCCTAAAGTACCTCCCAACCTGGGATAGAGCCACGGTCGCTAATATGGCGCCGGAGTACGGCGCAACGACGGGTTACTTCCCCGTTGATGAGGATACCATGAGGTACCTGGCCCTGACGGGCAGGGATGAAGCCATGCTTAGGCTAGCCGAGCAGTACCTCAAGATCCAGGGAATGTTCCATACAGGCAACGAGGAGCCCAATTACAGTGAGGTCATTGAGGTTAATCTGGATAAGGTTGAGCCGTCAATAGCCGGGCCGCGGAATCCGGAGGAGAGGATACCGTTGAAGAAGGCTAAGCAAGCCATGACGGAGCTAATCATGGAGTTCAGCAAAGAGAAGAAGGAGGTCCCCGTCACAATTAATGGAGCCACATCCACCTTAACCCATGGGTCCCTCATAATAGCGGCAATAACTAGCTGCACAAATACATCCAACCCAACAGTAATGCTTGGCGCCGGCTTAATAGCTAAGAAGGCGGTTGAGCGCGGTCTACGAACGAAGCCCTACGTGAAGACAAGCCTGGCCCCCGGCTCCATGGTCGTCACGGAGTACCTCAAGAATGCCGGGCTCCTGCCCTACCTTGAGGCGCTTGATTTTCACTTAACTGGCTATGGATGCACGGTCTGCATAGGGAACACGGGGCCAATACCGGAGCCCGTGGCCAAGGCCGTTAAGGAGGGCAATCTATATGCGACCGCGGTGCTCAGCGGCAATAGGAACTTCGAGGGCAGGATACATCCATTGGCTAGGGGCGCTTTCCTGGCTTCGCCCATGCTGGTCGTGGTGTATGCCTTGGCTGGCAGAATGGATATTGACCTATATAATGAACCAATTGGAATTGATCCCAACGGTAAGCCGGTCTATATGAAGGACATTTGGCCAAGCATGAGTGAGATAAAGGAAGCAATTCGGAATGCATTAGTGCCGGAGT is part of the Thermocladium sp. ECH_B genome and harbors:
- a CDS encoding aconitate hydratase (Catalyzes the conversion of citrate to isocitrate) — translated: MFDPSITKQKMDVQQRPTIWNINVLEKEGLAKVSKLPITIKILLENMLRNYDGKVVTEEDVMAVANWSPSGSEKELPYKPARVILQDFTGVPLVADLAAMRDAVKKLGSDPKRVNPIVPVELVIDHSVQVDYFGTSYALRMNMEKEMERNRERYVFLKWAQSAFNNMRIVPPGRGIIHQVNMEYLARVVFLSNTPSGPVAYPDTVIGTDSHTTMISGIGVLGWGVGGIEAEAVMLGQPHYIQVPQVVGVKLTGELQEGVTATDLALTITETLRKRNVVGKIVEFYGPGLKYLPTWDRATVANMAPEYGATTGYFPVDEDTMRYLALTGRDEAMLRLAEQYLKIQGMFHTGNEEPNYSEVIEVNLDKVEPSIAGPRNPEERIPLKKAKQAMTELIMEFSKEKKEVPVTINGATSTLTHGSLIIAAITSCTNTSNPTVMLGAGLIAKKAVERGLRTKPYVKTSLAPGSMVVTEYLKNAGLLPYLEALDFHLTGYGCTVCIGNTGPIPEPVAKAVKEGNLYATAVLSGNRNFEGRIHPLARGAFLASPMLVVVYALAGRMDIDLYNEPIGIDPNGKPVYMKDIWPSMSEIKEAIRNALVPELFKEKYSNVFKGDELWEQLRSPSGELYEWDPVSTYIRRPPFFDDVELEPGKVGDIKGARVLLLLGDRITTDHISPANVIPPDSPAGKYLLENGVKPEDFNTYGXRRGNHEVMVRGGFSNIRLRNFLVDKEGGWTIYLPTGEAMTVYDAAMKYKSQGTPLIILAGKQYGTGSSRDWAAKATYLLGVKAVIAESFERIHRSNLVDMGVLPLQFREGESWKSLGLTGKETFDILGIENISPRKELTVRATGPNGKVTEFKVIARLDTEIEVEYYRHGGILPYVMRKIISGST
- a CDS encoding heme biosynthesis protein, translating into MDDDFAELVMQAQYDFPIVDRPFQELGKRLGKSESWVMESLSRAKERSQLRRIGALTNYKAKKQIAALVGLRVPPMDVDKVAAAINVDKTVTHNFLRDHPRYNIWYVTKAPTPQELEAKVARIVSDFSIEDHVILYAERTYKIDVKFDVLRGVSRAKLRIIPETVPTIEETGLPRQFFDSIRSIKIVERPFDEVAAAAGMPVNKLVDLLDELRREGVIRDFYAMFDPDAVGIRENSMVVFNATNAQCEAAALLEESTHVVKRIPVPGKWDYNCYFMIHAASKGILENTVKQRLGELGISEYRLVYSLRNLLYDMGKRIEN